TGCTAACGCAATGACGACCATTCCGAGGGTTCTTTTCTGCATAATCATGTTGTGGGTTGGATTTTGTCCGTGAGTATACTTTGACAGTGCAGATATTTAAAGCTTTCCAACTAACTCCAATCCCGGCTTGAGGGTCTGTTTTCCAGGTTCCCAATTTGCCGGACAAACCTCCCCACCATGCTCACGAACAAACTGCGCTGCCTTGACTTTTCTTAAGAGCTCTTTACTGCTTCTTCCGATGCTGTTATCATGAAATTCAAAGGCTTTTATCTTTCCTTCAGGATCAATAAGAATAGTTGCCCGTACACTCAACCCCTCTTCAGCGATATACGTCCCATATGCTCGACAGATTTTTCCTGTTGGATCTGCTACCATGGGAAAGGTTATTTTTTGAATGGTT
The nucleotide sequence above comes from Candidatus Woesearchaeota archaeon. Encoded proteins:
- a CDS encoding redoxin domain-containing protein, giving the protein MIRINGRAPSFTAQAFQQNKVIQVTSTDYSGKWLVLFFYPADFTFVCPTELGDLADCYGQLKEANVEVLSISTDTTFVHKAWWDNSKTIQKITFPMVADPTGKICRAYGTYIAEEGLSVRATILIDPEGKIKAFEFHDNSIGRSSKELLRKVKAAQFVREHGGEVCPANWEPGKQTLKPGLELVGKL